The sequence below is a genomic window from Sparus aurata chromosome 6, fSpaAur1.1, whole genome shotgun sequence.
GGTTCGATAGGACTTTTGATAGAGCAGAGGGCGAAGAAGTTCGGCTTTACCTTcgccatagatttgagaactCCAGAGGGCGGCTGCACTCTGTTCGGATGCTGGCTTGAAGAACTGTTTCAATCAAAAtcgctctatcattccacccagccttgcctccgcagaattcttttatcatcaaactacacgccaaCACCTTTGAggaagagagcccagaaactaTAATGTCACATGACGGCCGTTACATTTTCTCTAAACTTACTGGGCAGAATCCTGATGGCACCTTGTGACTTCAACATACAGGGACCTGCTGCGGCTGTCGATACTGTGCTGCTGTAAACTCATTAACTCATATCAGCTCGCTGGTTTAGCCTCATGTGTcataaaaaattttttttcatgagctgaaaagCTGACTCATAACCTTTTGTTGAACTATATCTCCAAGAATTGTCAGTGACTTCAAAAGGTCTTTTGTGACATCTGTTTGCATTTAGAAAACATATTATACAGACGGCGTAATGACTAATACTTCTCTTTTGAAAACAGTTCCTCCTGTTTACACAGCATCTAAGTTATTCTTTACGTCTCTgaattttttccaaaatgaaattaaaaaacaactttcagaCACGTCGTGTATGAAACATGCAGCTTCTTACGGATGTAGAGTAATTCACATGCTTTtgaatgatgtaaaaaaaaaaacatctgttccTGAGAATAACACCTCACTCTGAGATTCATGTGCCCAACCTTGTGTCAGCACAGTCAGTGGGTGGGTGGTGAGCTGAGTCAAGTCTTTTCCTCTTAACCCCCAATACTGCAATTCACCTCATGGCCTCCCGTATTATTACAGCTTCGTGAAAGTAAACAACAAAAAGTAATTGTGCTGCCGCGTCTCCAGTAGACTCAGCTGAAAAAGATTCTGAGCCAGAGAGTTCTTTTTGTAAAGTCATGTGTAGAGTAAAATCATATCTTGGAAGCAATAAAGTGGAGTGGATTTTGGCACAGACCTCTTTATCCTCTAAGGAGACCAATATCACAGACAGCCTTGTGGAAAATCCTTTCCCATGGAAAACCTTAACGTCCTTTACGTCTCGTGTCTTAACTTCACCCTTGCCTCATTAGCtgattcacatacacacacacacaccgcacccCTCCATCAATGGTTTGCCACTGCAATTTCCTATGCGGGTGGGTATTTAATTGCAGGTGGAGGTCAGGGGCATTATATCCACGACTTAGGCGTATGAAAGTCTTGTCAGTTCATTTCAGTGTTTAAGACCTTTGCCATGAAGCTGAATACTCCTTTGGTTATAAAAGATTACCTGACAAATAGCTCTTATAAGCTGGCTAAATAATTGTTATATAAATGTCGCATTCGACGCTGATGAAAAAGATTTCCTCTTGTAATTTCCTTCATCTCTTTAGCATTTCAGTGTGGATTACCAGCCGCCTGCTAAACAAACTCCAGGTGGAGGAAGCCCTACACAGGTTATTGAAAAATAATTTGTCCAGACAGTCTTTACACTTTGGAGATGTCTCCTATATTCATCTTTAGGAACTTAAATGAACATAACATGATTTGATGCGATTGAAATTATATGATGTTACATTCATTATTGTAATATATTCTCAGGAGAAATTGGTTGTGTATCTGGATACTAGAAATACTGAGCTCATGATTCTCTTTAAAGCCACTCAATTACTTTCTGTTAATATTTCCCACCACACAGGTCTAATTACCTTGACCCGTGGTTCTTCGGTCACATCATTACACAGTCATGCAGGATATacgatggaggagaagctaataACTCCGCAGTAGCCTAAGGAAGACTGTCCCGACACATATAGCATTGTGGGAAGTGCTTCAgatacagtataaaatcttggATCAAGTGCCGGCAAGTCACAGAGTCTATGCACTGCCCTGAAACAGAAATTTAAGTAACCTTTACAGACCTTTTTCTGcatccaaaaaacatttcacttatgactatataaaaaaaaaaaagaaaaaaaaaagtgttatggAATCATTCCCCATATGTATGTTTTACAAAGGTTTTAAACTGAGTCAGGGCGCATAACAATAGCAGTCATATCACATCCATACAGGTTTGGTACTATAGAGACGTTTATGATAATGATATATACGTTTTAATACACTGCTATTGGATCGGTACTATCAGCTTAAACGTATGTTTCAAAAAAATGGTATCAGAATATCTCTACAAAGAAGTGGACCTTGAGTTAAAACGTGTTCTTTTctttaattaacatttaatttttttctttgaatcaGCCAACTAAATACCTACCATTTGTAACTTTCAGCTGCATCACCCATAGGTTGCCAAACCTCCTTGAATCCCAGACAGAAAATAGTGCCACTACATCCATCCATGGCCTCTGATATCTACAGCTTCACCAGAAACAGAAACTCTCAATATTAAAGGCAATGCTTATAAAATAAGTTGATGGATATTCTTTCCCCATTATAGAGTAAATGCACTTTAATACAATGTTCAAATATAATGTATCGATATAAAAGAAATGCCATGACACAGTTTAgcattttaaattgtaattaaaaaacagtaataataaattATAAGTGAAACATAGTATGCCGAAGCAGCAAATGAAACAACAGGATCTCTTACTagactcactgctgctgtgtaCATGATGTGTGGCTCTCTGAAGCCAGTCCTTCAAACATTATAATATGACATTTTTCCACTTTACATGTTGTGGGCCGCTGATTGTCAACTCCCTTGGCTATTACTGATAAGCAGATCCTGTTCCATGCATAATGAAGCAAGGTTCAAAGATGGTGTCAAAAAACTAAAGTGTGCACTTAaactttccttctctctgtgaCAGAGGGAAACATTATCTATGCTCCCTCGAGGGTCAGTGAATCACACCGGAAAACAATCTGCAGCAATTAATCCAGGACTCCGTCACATTTCACCCCATGTCTccgcacacattcacacttacATGCATACAAACCATGACCTGTAAACTGAGTAGATTTAGCCATTTTGGCACCCTTTCGAGATCTCCGTTGGTGACCTATTTTGTGTCTAAATGCACACAAGCCAAAAACAGATCACATGCAGAGGCATCAGCCTGTCCACACATAAGGGCATCATCAATATATCAAGAGATCATGTTATTTTAAAAGGTGGTTCAGGCTTCCAGCTGTAGGGGAAACCACAGGACGGAGTTGACACAGTGGAAAGCGTGTGAAGCTCCTCAGACATCATCAGACTTCACAGAGGACAACTGGGAAATCTACATGGATGCAAGGGTGTTCCAGCTTTATAATTCCCTGGAATGGCAGAAAAAGAGATTCAAATTATTAGCAGTCATAACACAGACAACAACTGCTAGTGTATACTGTCCAGGTGCAGGGATTATTTTCCTCACCTGAGGTGTTAGATTTTTATAAATCCTCTTCAGCTTGGCTTTTTTCCGTCCGTTTTTTGTCACAATTGTCTCTTCATAGAACTCATGGGCCAAGTCGCCATCTTCATCAAAGAACATGGAGCTGTAGCAGAGAGACAAAATCAATTATTTGTACATGCATaatatgcgtgtgtgtatgcaaACATTCAGTAGATACTAAAATCACAGCTTGTATACAAAATTACAACATATACTACAAATATTTAAagagacatttccagccattcTTTGATTCCGGCTTCTTAAATGTGTATAATTTTGTTTTGAGGACAAAACAcgacatttgaggacatcatcttgAAACAACTAATCTATTtattgagaaaataaacaacagatttaTCAACACTGCCCTAACTGAACACCAAAACATATTTTCGCAAATACTGTATTTAGAGTTACACAAAGAgaaagccacaaaaaaaacatattcaccaaaaaaagaaaaatattttcagaatgccaaaaccacaaataatatgagaagaaaaaaacccacaactTTCTGCTGCTATGTCTTCTttagctacaaaaaaaaaaaaaaaactgtgagaaATCAAAGCATCCAGTCAGCTGTCTTCCTCTGGTTAAATGCCTTGAAAAGTATGTTAACAAAATAACAGCTCAGTACAACAGCAGTGTAAAAGACGGAAGCTGTGACCACAACATatgagcaacagcagcagttcACTCTGCTTGTGCTCACTCTTTTGGATAAAAACAAGGGATGATGGTGTAGTGGCCACATTTAAGTTGAAATTTACAAGACAGATACTGGATTTTTGGGGGCTAATGCTGATACTGATATTAGTGagtaaaatattcagattttgaTATATTGGCTGCTtgtgccattttttttgtttttattgatcccttaaatgtggttatcaaatgCTTGTGACAATCATATGCAACCAGGGCAGGATATTTTACTACTAAATAAACTTTGTTGACTAAAACAACCCTagtgcactgaaacagaaaaCGGAAATGATATATTTATAAATTAGCCCAGCACCCTTTTCTGGATGATAAATTCATATTGTTGCATATTGGGCAAAACATATGCCAATATATCTGTGGCCAAAATCAGTCAGGCTGTAGACATCACCTGATTCTACAAATCCAGGTTTTATAGTATGATCCAGTAGATGGGTCAGAACTGTTGTGCAAACAACTTGGATTTATGACTGTTAACAACGCAGGCTGAGTGTGAATGCgtgtgaatgttttctgttcAAACATTGGTACGTCTTTTTCAAAATCATTAACGCAAATGGTACAAGGTCCTCAACCTAATCTAAAAACCATTCACTCCAAACTTGTAACCGAATACAACCAGAGGAACATAAACAATTATGGTTGGGGGGTTATTTGCTCCCGAGGTTATATTTACCTTCGTCTAGTAAACACAAATGGTGTTCCACTCAGGAAACTTCGGCCTCTTGTCAGCGACTGCTCGTTTCCATCTTTGGTTGGATCATCCGTACTACTTGAGCCAGAAAAAGGCCAAAATCCTTTGGATTTGGAGCCGCTACCCCCCatcttcagctgcagcacattaTTTTCTCGGGTCACAGGTCTGCCAGTAGTGCTACAGTGTGACTGTACCAGATGAAAACCTAGATGAAACCTATGAAAAGTGACACATGAAAGAGAGGAGTGAAGTGTCTTTACAACACAAGAACAATCATTTTACAGTCAATATCCAATTCTATACTAGCATGTCTCCCTTTGGTTGTTTGAATCAATGTCATTGCAAATGAGGTCACCCCTCAATGATCTCATGGCTATAACTCAAGACTGAGAGATAAGGAATAACAAGTTAGTTACACCTTTACTGGCATCACACACTTTCTTTAATATGTGGACGAAGTGAGTGACATATTTAACCTCCAAtatgtaaatgaaaacaaatagacTACACTTCACTACAACACATGTGTGCATTTATAGCCAGTGTAAGAAGATACAGTAGATTCCATTATTTAATAGTGACCTCATTGTCAGCGTGGTACAGGGCCCATGGTGACTCCTGCTAAGACACACTTCCAGTTACATATCCTGTGTCTATATGTCAGAATGTAGCAGGTCATTTACATGACAGTGCAACCAGACATTACAACATCACATTAACGTAAAGCCTGGCGTCACTTCTATCATGTGCTATAATAAAGGTGAAATTAGtaactggagagaaaaaaaaaatgctgaataacgTTGCTCAGCTCTGCTCAGACAAGAGGGCTAGGAGAACTTGGGTTATGTGGGCAGgagagctaactgagctactagctagctggctagaTCCAACCGACAAGACCTCTACGAAACAGACCCTGCTGGTGTTGGCTTCAGTGGCTGCTAAGTCACTTTATGTCCTGGCTGCTAACATAACCGTTAGCAGCAGACAGTTAGCGCTATGTTATAAGCATCAACCAGGTCAACATGTTTCAATCTGCTTCACAAAAATTACGTTTACCGAcacggctaacgttagctggtcTGATAACTGTCGTTCGTCGCTTCTGCTTCGCTAGTTGTAAACTTACCTAAAGTATGGTTTGGAGCGGTCGCAagtctgatttgtttttctgaagGATTTGTCTTGGTTGGTTGCTCAATCTGTACAAGCGAAGACCccataaaacacacagttacGCTAGCTGTTTATGCTAACCAAGGTTCTTCTTCTACGCCTTCCTCTCCGGCACCAGGTGAAGACACTGTGGTGAGCTGACGCCGCCGCATGGACAGGAGTGGGAAACCAGAAAATGGCAATGACAGCAGCTGGAGTGGTAAACAGGAGGGCAAACTTGCAGCCAGGGTTGTAAAAGTTCCctaaagtcatacttgagtaaaagctAGAATACCGTGGCCAATATTACATTGGTAAAAGTAAAGATCACTTATACAAATAGTGGGTTACTTGAGTATAAGTCTTAAAGTATccgaaattaaatgttttgtaataATGGAAGTCATTGTTTGGAATTGgaagtaattttctggcaacAGATGTAGTCTACTCAAGTATCAAACGCCCAAATAAATGAAGATTACATAACATGTATGTCATGTGTGTAttacactattattattattattattattattattattattattattattattattattattcaatcCAATTGCAAATAAACtaaatttattaaaaaatgtgcttttctgACTCTGATGCAGCAACTCAAGTTTTTAAtaagataaatgtagtggagtaaaaagtacaatatttgctgGCAAAATGTGGTGCAgttaaagtataaagtagcagaaagtTAAAACATTCAAGTAAAGTACACTACATAAGTCGTCAGATGTAAACGTATTGTCTGTACCATTAGGATGACAGTGGCATCATATGGGTACCTCATAGTTTTGGGGGCTTTGGGCTGCTTTTCATGCAACATAATGTTTTAGACAATAGTGTAATTTCATATGTACAGCAACAGCTTGCATCGTAGCATCGATCTGGTGTGGAAGCAAACCAGGCCTTTAGTGCCTTACCTCGCTGATCTCATGGCTACTCTGAGTCACTACAGCTAATGTTGAACAAATCCAGTGGAAAGCCTTCCTTGAAGAGTGGAGGCTATTATAACAGCACTTGCAtgttcaaacacacagtcacagtatCAAACTGGCGCCCCCTGCAGTTTATGAGTGCAACACAACTGTCATAAATACAAGTCCGAGGTcaataacaatttgtcagacataatgtaggtgctgactacaaacaaaactatgaCATCATAACAGTGTTTCATGCTGAAAAatcttgtatgttgaagtaaacatgtatgtaaaactgtgatcctaccctctcaatgaagttacatagtgcagaaataagtgacagagacaccattcaccttattacaagacactgtaccatcaacatgatttggaagctgttattttaatgtaaagaaGTTAGATAATATTGTTGTAATGTGCATAATGTGTATAATTCTCGATCGTAACAATGACATCAAAATGACCCGTGTTGACTTGAGTTTATTAGATAATTAGAATATAAACACattgtttcacatttcagtTTGCCCTAATCTTTGTCACAGGTTCATTAAAGTGCCAACATTTAAAAACGGCTtcacagaataaaaataaaactaaatatcaCATGATAAATGACAAGAAAGACtaacattgtgtttttaatacCACTATAAATAAATGAGTCAAGCAGCATGGCTTTTAAGAAAGAACTGCATCCAGTTAAATCCAAGATCATACTTTTCCCCCATTCAGTTCATAACAGTGACTCGGCTTGCACATAATTGCAGGTCCCTAAACCATTAAGTACTTCAAATTATACGTAACACTGCTTCATAAACAACATTTCATTGTCTGAGCTCTTTCCTTCCCTTTTACATTGCTGATAATACTCTTCGCTGTGgcagaatgttttttcttcattaaaCACGAGACTGAGTCGGATCCCTCAAAGTCAACCAGGAGCATTGATCTTTGCCATGGCCTGCTTCATCACGTCTCTAGCAAGAGCGTAGCGCTTCACAATCTGCCGTACGTGCTCCTCTTCCTCGCGCTTCAGGATCCGTAGGAAGTTGCACAACTCGGGGAAGCTAAACGCATCCCACTGTGGAGAACAGACATTTCTAATTAACAGCAGCGCTATGTATCAGCATTTTTCAGCATATATTAGAGGTGTATCATCTGAAAGCATCCTCAGAGAAAAATGGAAACTTACATTCACATCCCCTGTGTTATTCTCTTTCAAAACCAGACTCAAGACCTTCTCACTGGGGCCAGCACA
It includes:
- the tusc2b gene encoding tumor suppressor 2, mitochondrial calcium regulator b, with product MGGSGSKSKGFWPFSGSSSTDDPTKDGNEQSLTRGRSFLSGTPFVFTRRSSMFFDEDGDLAHEFYEETIVTKNGRKKAKLKRIYKNLTPQGIIKLEHPCIHVDFPVVLCEV